From Phycodurus eques isolate BA_2022a chromosome 13, UOR_Pequ_1.1, whole genome shotgun sequence, a single genomic window includes:
- the LOC133411941 gene encoding activated CDC42 kinase 1-like isoform X1 — protein sequence MGETAEYQRLQETSESDYHCVSSEDEEKRRRRTMTKQLAPLPRNFKKLGNNMQSEEGTEWLQELLVEVQLQQYFLRIRDDLNVTRLSHFDYVKNEDLEKIGMGRPGQRRLLEAVKRRKAMCKRKSWMCKVFSGKRPDGLDFPTQGQPASSFRKVSPTRPLGLPDGVLASQPAGEAPLDDQQQALTCLITEKDLTLFEKLGDGSFGVVKRGEWLTPAGKMINVAVKCLKTDVLSQPDSLEDFISEVNAMHSLDHQNLIRLYGVVLTHPMKMVTELAPLGSLLERLRCVRPQGPVPIHTLCQYAVQVACGMAYLEQRRFIHRDLAARNVLLASAHRVKIGDFGLMRALPNNHEHYVMQEHRKVPFAWCAPESLKTRTFSHATDTWMFGVTLWEMFTHGQEPWLGLNGSQILHKIDKESERLPKPEDCPRDIYNVMLQCWAPKSEDRPTFVALREFLLESMPTDMCALQDFHEQDKLLIQIDDVITIFEGRAENYWWRGQNKRTLKVGQFPRHVVTSVAGLSAHDISRPLKNSFIHTGHGDANPHRCWGFPDRIDDLYLGNPMDPPDVLGLDLSGARPTRLPGRAKKEPPQPAMVIQKPCYDPVHQDDDLTSAALTRLSLGKASAVKGLKLRPTAWVSSSKQGSDKTSESSHYPWREVSLIDFGEELPPPTPSPSPGGEIPIPCLAKLVLGAENLLDRTPPQSPSRSLPRPLHPTPVVDWDARPLPRPPAYDDVAQDEDDVEVSSINGMELQHSEEQKEVHFPEEDNASAQKVEGLEDNLFLPSMHSQGPTTSFSQSAEIFQELQQECMRRLNVPTGQSSAACLRAHLPSSEDKPQIPPRVPIPPRPIKRGDCSSARRSGDLSLSPTPADVAEDISCSERDRPPRIPPREPLSQPGSRTPSPKGPEVGSPQPAVCSASPTPLTACPSAQAQSSYLSTSPGIFMPTTHSFASDPKYAAPKVIQAPGREFANKGPCILPIVRDGRKVSNTHYYLLPERPPYLDKYGRFFREAESLSVSGAEDGRHVRQANTATVRPMVLGALQGELKANFSTNSNGSPAPLIGPKPSVSPAAACAEGLTTTTAGTASCPRTDGLGNSADRVKVVQAAVHGVTTEECQCALRNHNWNIQKAVHYLKVEQLFCLGLRSGPECRKLLEMCDWNLEVASTQMLSDYGSNAAEAKIAAVRTSQTR from the exons AAACTGGGCAATAATATGCAGAGTGAGGAAGGCACAGAATGGCTGCAGGAGCTGCTGGTCGAAGTGCAGTTGCAGCAGTACTTCCTGCGAATCAGAGATGACCTCAATGTCACACGGCTCTCCCATTTTGACTACGTCAAGAATGAAGACCTGGAGAAGATTGGCATGGGTCGACCTG ggcagcgACGACTGTTGGAGGCTGTAAAGAGGAGGAAAGCGATGTGCAAGCGCAAGTCCTGGATGTGCAAG GTGTTTAGCGGTAAGCGTCCAGACGGGCTAGACTTTCCCACGCAGGGCCAGCCCGCTTCCTCCTTCCGTAAAGTGTCTCCCACACGTCCCCTGGGCTTGCCGGACGGGGTCCTGGCCTCGCAGCCCGCTGGAGAGGCTCCTCTCGATGACCAACAGCAGGCCCTGACTTGCCTCATCACAGAGAAGGACCTGACTCTCTTCGAGAAGCTCGGGGATGGATCTTTTGGCGTTGTGAAGAGAGGAGAGTGGCTGACTCCCGCAGGAAAGATG ATTAATGTAGCTGTAAAGTGCTTGAAGACGGATGTGCTCAGCCAGCCTGACTCTCTGGAGGATTTCATCTCTGAGGTCAACGCCATGCACTCGCTGGATCACCAGAACCTCATTCGCCTCTACGGTGTGGTGCTCACACACCCAATGAAGATG GTGACGGAGCTCGCTCCGCTAGGTTCTCTGCTGGAGCGCTTGCGCTGCGTGCGTCCACAGGGGCCCGTGCCGATCCACACTCTGTGTCAGTATGCTGTGCAGGTGGCCTGCGGCATGGCCTATCTGGAGCAGAGGCGCTTCATCCACCGGGATCTGGCCGCCAG AAACGTCCTGCTGGCATCAGCTCACAGAGTGAAGATCGGCGATTTTGGCCTGATGAGGGCACTGCCGAACAATCATGAGCATTACGTCATGCAGGAACACCGGAAGGTTCCCTTTGCGTG GTGCGCGCCTGAGAGTCTGAAGACCAGAACCTTCTCTCATGCTACTGACACGTGGATGTTTGGCGTGACGCTATGGGAGATGTTCACACATGGCCAGGAGCCTTGGTTAGGCCTTAATGGGAGCCAG ATCCTGCATAAGATTGATAAAGAAAGTGAACGTCTCCCTAAGCCAGAAGACTGTCCGCGGGATATTTACAATGTCATGTTGCAGTGCTGGGCACCGAAATCGGAGGACAGACCAACTTTTGTTGCCCTACGGGAGTTCTTGCTGGAG AGCATGCCGACGGACATGTGTGCGCTGCAGGACTTCCACGAGCAAGATAAGCTCCTGATCCAgattgatgatgtcatcacaatCTTTGAGGGCAG AGCCGAGAACTATTGGTGGCGAGGTCAAAATAAACGTACCCTCAAGGTGGGGCAGTTTCCCAGGCACGTGGTGACATCGGTGGCGGGTTTGTCAGCTCACGACATCAGCCGACCACTCAAGAACAGCTTCATCCACACCGGTCATGGAGATGCCAACCCTCATCGCTGCTGGGGCTTCCCGGACAGGATCGATGA TTTGTATCTTGGGAATCCCATGGATCCTCCTGATGTTCTCGGTTTGGACCTCAGTGGAGCTCGGCCCACTCGGCTACCGGGGCGAGCAAAAA AAGAGCCTCCTCAGCCAGCGATGGTAATCCAGA AGCCTTGTTACGATCCTGTGCATCAGGACGACGACTTGACATCGGCAGCATTGACGAGACTGTCACTTGGGAAAGCGAGCGCTGTCAAAGGCCTCAAACTTCGACCCACGGCCTGGGTCTCTTCTTCAAAACAGGGGAGTGACAAGACTTCGGAGTCAAGCCACTACCCCTGGAGAGAAGTGTCCCTCATTGACTTTGGGGAGGAGCTCCCCCCGCCCACACCCTCCCCGTCACCTGGGGGGGAAATCCCAATCCCCTGTCTCGCAAAGCTGGTTTTGGGAGCAGAGAATCTCTTGGACCGGACACCACCTCAGAGTCCCTCCAGGTCGTTGCCCCGCCCACTTCACCCCACACCCGTAGTGGACTGGGATGCGCGACCCTTACCGCGACCCCCGGCGTACGACGACGTAGCCCAAGATGAAGACGATGTGGAG GTGAGTTCCATCAATGGCATGGAGCTGCAGCACAGTGAGGAGCAGAAGGAAGTCCATTTTCCAGAGGAGGACAACGCGTCCGCGCAGAAGGTGGAGGGCCTCGAAGATAACCTCTTCCTCCCCAGCATGCACAGCCAGGGCCCGACTACCTCATTTTCCCagtctgcagaaatattccaggAACTCCAGCAAGAGTGCATGAGGAGGCTCAATGTGCCGACAGGTCAGAGTTCAGCCGCGTGTCTGCGGGCGCACCTCCCCTCCTCTGAGGACAAACCCCAGATCCCTCCTCGTGTCCCCATTCCCCCTCGCCCAATTAAAAGGGGCGACTGTTCATCCGCTCGGCGCTCCGGGGACCTCTCGCTGTCCCCGACCCCGGCCGACGTCGCAGAGGACATTTCCTGCTCAGAGCGGGACCGCCCGCCGCGGATCCCTCCGAGGGAACCTTTGTCGCAGCCTGGCTCCAGGACTCCCAGCCCCAAGGGCCCGGAGGTGGGCTCCCCGCAGCCCGCCGTCTGCTCTGCCAGTCCCACCCCCCTTACCGCCTGCCCCTCCGCGCAGGCCCAAAGCTCCTACCTCTCCACCTCTCCCGGTATATTCATGCCCACTACGCACAGCTTTGCCTCTGATCCCAAATACGCTGCACCCAAAGTGATCCAGGCGCCGGGCAGGGAGTTTGCGAACAAGGGCCCCTGCATCCTCCCCATAGTCCGTGACGGACGAAAGGTCAGCAACACTCACTATTACCTTCTGCCAGAGCGGCCGCCCTACCTCGACAAATACGGCCGCTTCTTCAGGGAGGCCGAGAGCCTGAGCGTCAGCGGTGCGGAGGACGGACGGCACGTACGGCAGGCGAACACCGCTACGGTTCGACCCATGGTGCTCGGCGCTTTGCAGGGGGAGCTGAAGGCCAATTTCTCCACCAACAGTAATGGCAGTCCTGCACCACTGATAGGACCGAAGCCATCAGTTAGTCCCGCCGCGGCTTGTGCAGAAGGtttgacgacgacgacggcagGCACCGCTTCCTGTCCCAGGACGGACGGATTAGGAAACTCAGCTGACAGAGTCAAAGTG GTGCAGGCGGCAGTTCACGGTGTGACGACGGAGGAGTGCCAATGTGCTCTTCGCAACCAcaactggaacattcagaaagcTGTGCATTACCTCAAG GTGGAGCAGTTGTTTTGTTTGGGTCTGAGGAGCGGGCCCGAGTGTCGAAAGCTGCTGGAGATGTGCGACTGGAACCTGGAGGTGGCCAGCACGCAGATGTTGAGTGACTATGGCTCCAACGCAGCAGAG GCAAAAATTGCAGCGGTCCGAACCTCCCAGACACGCTAG
- the LOC133411941 gene encoding activated CDC42 kinase 1-like isoform X5: MRRFEKLRKALPFLAHFHVYRKLGNNMQSEEGTEWLQELLVEVQLQQYFLRIRDDLNVTRLSHFDYVKNEDLEKIGMGRPGQRRLLEAVKRRKAMCKRKSWMCKVFSGKRPDGLDFPTQGQPASSFRKVSPTRPLGLPDGVLASQPAGEAPLDDQQQALTCLITEKDLTLFEKLGDGSFGVVKRGEWLTPAGKMINVAVKCLKTDVLSQPDSLEDFISEVNAMHSLDHQNLIRLYGVVLTHPMKMVTELAPLGSLLERLRCVRPQGPVPIHTLCQYAVQVACGMAYLEQRRFIHRDLAARNVLLASAHRVKIGDFGLMRALPNNHEHYVMQEHRKVPFAWCAPESLKTRTFSHATDTWMFGVTLWEMFTHGQEPWLGLNGSQILHKIDKESERLPKPEDCPRDIYNVMLQCWAPKSEDRPTFVALREFLLESMPTDMCALQDFHEQDKLLIQIDDVITIFEGRAENYWWRGQNKRTLKVGQFPRHVVTSVAGLSAHDISRPLKNSFIHTGHGDANPHRCWGFPDRIDDLYLGNPMDPPDVLGLDLSGARPTRLPGRAKKEPPQPAMVIQKPCYDPVHQDDDLTSAALTRLSLGKASAVKGLKLRPTAWVSSSKQGSDKTSESSHYPWREVSLIDFGEELPPPTPSPSPGGEIPIPCLAKLVLGAENLLDRTPPQSPSRSLPRPLHPTPVVDWDARPLPRPPAYDDVAQDEDDVEVSSINGMELQHSEEQKEVHFPEEDNASAQKVEGLEDNLFLPSMHSQGPTTSFSQSAEIFQELQQECMRRLNVPTGQSSAACLRAHLPSSEDKPQIPPRVPIPPRPIKRGDCSSARRSGDLSLSPTPADVAEDISCSERDRPPRIPPREPLSQPGSRTPSPKGPEVGSPQPAVCSASPTPLTACPSAQAQSSYLSTSPGIFMPTTHSFASDPKYAAPKVIQAPGREFANKGPCILPIVRDGRKVSNTHYYLLPERPPYLDKYGRFFREAESLSVSGAEDGRHVRQANTATVRPMVLGALQGELKANFSTNSNGSPAPLIGPKPSVSPAAACAEGLTTTTAGTASCPRTDGLGNSADRVKVVQAAVHGVTTEECQCALRNHNWNIQKAVHYLKVEQLFCLGLRSGPECRKLLEMCDWNLEVASTQMLSDYGSNAAEAKIAAVRTSQTR; encoded by the exons AAACTGGGCAATAATATGCAGAGTGAGGAAGGCACAGAATGGCTGCAGGAGCTGCTGGTCGAAGTGCAGTTGCAGCAGTACTTCCTGCGAATCAGAGATGACCTCAATGTCACACGGCTCTCCCATTTTGACTACGTCAAGAATGAAGACCTGGAGAAGATTGGCATGGGTCGACCTG ggcagcgACGACTGTTGGAGGCTGTAAAGAGGAGGAAAGCGATGTGCAAGCGCAAGTCCTGGATGTGCAAG GTGTTTAGCGGTAAGCGTCCAGACGGGCTAGACTTTCCCACGCAGGGCCAGCCCGCTTCCTCCTTCCGTAAAGTGTCTCCCACACGTCCCCTGGGCTTGCCGGACGGGGTCCTGGCCTCGCAGCCCGCTGGAGAGGCTCCTCTCGATGACCAACAGCAGGCCCTGACTTGCCTCATCACAGAGAAGGACCTGACTCTCTTCGAGAAGCTCGGGGATGGATCTTTTGGCGTTGTGAAGAGAGGAGAGTGGCTGACTCCCGCAGGAAAGATG ATTAATGTAGCTGTAAAGTGCTTGAAGACGGATGTGCTCAGCCAGCCTGACTCTCTGGAGGATTTCATCTCTGAGGTCAACGCCATGCACTCGCTGGATCACCAGAACCTCATTCGCCTCTACGGTGTGGTGCTCACACACCCAATGAAGATG GTGACGGAGCTCGCTCCGCTAGGTTCTCTGCTGGAGCGCTTGCGCTGCGTGCGTCCACAGGGGCCCGTGCCGATCCACACTCTGTGTCAGTATGCTGTGCAGGTGGCCTGCGGCATGGCCTATCTGGAGCAGAGGCGCTTCATCCACCGGGATCTGGCCGCCAG AAACGTCCTGCTGGCATCAGCTCACAGAGTGAAGATCGGCGATTTTGGCCTGATGAGGGCACTGCCGAACAATCATGAGCATTACGTCATGCAGGAACACCGGAAGGTTCCCTTTGCGTG GTGCGCGCCTGAGAGTCTGAAGACCAGAACCTTCTCTCATGCTACTGACACGTGGATGTTTGGCGTGACGCTATGGGAGATGTTCACACATGGCCAGGAGCCTTGGTTAGGCCTTAATGGGAGCCAG ATCCTGCATAAGATTGATAAAGAAAGTGAACGTCTCCCTAAGCCAGAAGACTGTCCGCGGGATATTTACAATGTCATGTTGCAGTGCTGGGCACCGAAATCGGAGGACAGACCAACTTTTGTTGCCCTACGGGAGTTCTTGCTGGAG AGCATGCCGACGGACATGTGTGCGCTGCAGGACTTCCACGAGCAAGATAAGCTCCTGATCCAgattgatgatgtcatcacaatCTTTGAGGGCAG AGCCGAGAACTATTGGTGGCGAGGTCAAAATAAACGTACCCTCAAGGTGGGGCAGTTTCCCAGGCACGTGGTGACATCGGTGGCGGGTTTGTCAGCTCACGACATCAGCCGACCACTCAAGAACAGCTTCATCCACACCGGTCATGGAGATGCCAACCCTCATCGCTGCTGGGGCTTCCCGGACAGGATCGATGA TTTGTATCTTGGGAATCCCATGGATCCTCCTGATGTTCTCGGTTTGGACCTCAGTGGAGCTCGGCCCACTCGGCTACCGGGGCGAGCAAAAA AAGAGCCTCCTCAGCCAGCGATGGTAATCCAGA AGCCTTGTTACGATCCTGTGCATCAGGACGACGACTTGACATCGGCAGCATTGACGAGACTGTCACTTGGGAAAGCGAGCGCTGTCAAAGGCCTCAAACTTCGACCCACGGCCTGGGTCTCTTCTTCAAAACAGGGGAGTGACAAGACTTCGGAGTCAAGCCACTACCCCTGGAGAGAAGTGTCCCTCATTGACTTTGGGGAGGAGCTCCCCCCGCCCACACCCTCCCCGTCACCTGGGGGGGAAATCCCAATCCCCTGTCTCGCAAAGCTGGTTTTGGGAGCAGAGAATCTCTTGGACCGGACACCACCTCAGAGTCCCTCCAGGTCGTTGCCCCGCCCACTTCACCCCACACCCGTAGTGGACTGGGATGCGCGACCCTTACCGCGACCCCCGGCGTACGACGACGTAGCCCAAGATGAAGACGATGTGGAG GTGAGTTCCATCAATGGCATGGAGCTGCAGCACAGTGAGGAGCAGAAGGAAGTCCATTTTCCAGAGGAGGACAACGCGTCCGCGCAGAAGGTGGAGGGCCTCGAAGATAACCTCTTCCTCCCCAGCATGCACAGCCAGGGCCCGACTACCTCATTTTCCCagtctgcagaaatattccaggAACTCCAGCAAGAGTGCATGAGGAGGCTCAATGTGCCGACAGGTCAGAGTTCAGCCGCGTGTCTGCGGGCGCACCTCCCCTCCTCTGAGGACAAACCCCAGATCCCTCCTCGTGTCCCCATTCCCCCTCGCCCAATTAAAAGGGGCGACTGTTCATCCGCTCGGCGCTCCGGGGACCTCTCGCTGTCCCCGACCCCGGCCGACGTCGCAGAGGACATTTCCTGCTCAGAGCGGGACCGCCCGCCGCGGATCCCTCCGAGGGAACCTTTGTCGCAGCCTGGCTCCAGGACTCCCAGCCCCAAGGGCCCGGAGGTGGGCTCCCCGCAGCCCGCCGTCTGCTCTGCCAGTCCCACCCCCCTTACCGCCTGCCCCTCCGCGCAGGCCCAAAGCTCCTACCTCTCCACCTCTCCCGGTATATTCATGCCCACTACGCACAGCTTTGCCTCTGATCCCAAATACGCTGCACCCAAAGTGATCCAGGCGCCGGGCAGGGAGTTTGCGAACAAGGGCCCCTGCATCCTCCCCATAGTCCGTGACGGACGAAAGGTCAGCAACACTCACTATTACCTTCTGCCAGAGCGGCCGCCCTACCTCGACAAATACGGCCGCTTCTTCAGGGAGGCCGAGAGCCTGAGCGTCAGCGGTGCGGAGGACGGACGGCACGTACGGCAGGCGAACACCGCTACGGTTCGACCCATGGTGCTCGGCGCTTTGCAGGGGGAGCTGAAGGCCAATTTCTCCACCAACAGTAATGGCAGTCCTGCACCACTGATAGGACCGAAGCCATCAGTTAGTCCCGCCGCGGCTTGTGCAGAAGGtttgacgacgacgacggcagGCACCGCTTCCTGTCCCAGGACGGACGGATTAGGAAACTCAGCTGACAGAGTCAAAGTG GTGCAGGCGGCAGTTCACGGTGTGACGACGGAGGAGTGCCAATGTGCTCTTCGCAACCAcaactggaacattcagaaagcTGTGCATTACCTCAAG GTGGAGCAGTTGTTTTGTTTGGGTCTGAGGAGCGGGCCCGAGTGTCGAAAGCTGCTGGAGATGTGCGACTGGAACCTGGAGGTGGCCAGCACGCAGATGTTGAGTGACTATGGCTCCAACGCAGCAGAG GCAAAAATTGCAGCGGTCCGAACCTCCCAGACACGCTAG
- the LOC133411941 gene encoding activated CDC42 kinase 1-like isoform X8, giving the protein MGETAEYQRLQETSESDYHCVSSEDEEKRRRRTMTKQLAPLPRNFKKLGNNMQSEEGTEWLQELLVEVQLQQYFLRIRDDLNVTRLSHFDYVKNEDLEKIGMGRPGQRRLLEAVKRRKAMCKRKSWMCKVFSGKRPDGLDFPTQGQPASSFRKVSPTRPLGLPDGVLASQPAGEAPLDDQQQALTCLITEKDLTLFEKLGDGSFGVVKRGEWLTPAGKMINVAVKCLKTDVLSQPDSLEDFISEVNAMHSLDHQNLIRLYGVVLTHPMKMVTELAPLGSLLERLRCVRPQGPVPIHTLCQYAVQVACGMAYLEQRRFIHRDLAARNVLLASAHRVKIGDFGLMRALPNNHEHYVMQEHRKVPFAWCAPESLKTRTFSHATDTWMFGVTLWEMFTHGQEPWLGLNGSQILHKIDKESERLPKPEDCPRDIYNVMLQCWAPKSEDRPTFVALREFLLESMPTDMCALQDFHEQDKLLIQIDDVITIFEGRAENYWWRGQNKRTLKVGQFPRHVVTSVAGLSAHDISRPLKNSFIHTGHGDANPHRCWGFPDRIDDLYLGNPMDPPDVLGLDLSGARPTRLPGRAKKEPPQPAMVIQKPCYDPVHQDDDLTSAALTRLSLGKASAVKGLKLRPTAWVSSSKQGSDKTSESSHYPWREVSLIDFGEELPPPTPSPSPGGEIPIPCLAKLVLGAENLLDRTPPQSPSRSLPRPLHPTPVVDWDARPLPRPPAYDDVAQDEDDVEVSSINGMELQHSEEQKEVHFPEEDNASAQKVEGLEDNLFLPSMHSQGPTTSFSQSAEIFQELQQECMRRLNVPTGQSSAACLRAHLPSSEDKPQIPPRVPIPPRPIKRGDCSSARRSGDLSLSPTPADVAEDISCSERDRPPRIPPREPLSQPGSRTPSPKGPEVGSPQPAVCSASPTPLTACPSAQAQSSYLSTSPGIFMPTTHSFASDPKYAAPKVIQAPGREFANKGPCILPIVRDGRKGGREPERQRCGGRTARTAGEHRYGSTHGARRFAGGAEGQFLHQQ; this is encoded by the exons AAACTGGGCAATAATATGCAGAGTGAGGAAGGCACAGAATGGCTGCAGGAGCTGCTGGTCGAAGTGCAGTTGCAGCAGTACTTCCTGCGAATCAGAGATGACCTCAATGTCACACGGCTCTCCCATTTTGACTACGTCAAGAATGAAGACCTGGAGAAGATTGGCATGGGTCGACCTG ggcagcgACGACTGTTGGAGGCTGTAAAGAGGAGGAAAGCGATGTGCAAGCGCAAGTCCTGGATGTGCAAG GTGTTTAGCGGTAAGCGTCCAGACGGGCTAGACTTTCCCACGCAGGGCCAGCCCGCTTCCTCCTTCCGTAAAGTGTCTCCCACACGTCCCCTGGGCTTGCCGGACGGGGTCCTGGCCTCGCAGCCCGCTGGAGAGGCTCCTCTCGATGACCAACAGCAGGCCCTGACTTGCCTCATCACAGAGAAGGACCTGACTCTCTTCGAGAAGCTCGGGGATGGATCTTTTGGCGTTGTGAAGAGAGGAGAGTGGCTGACTCCCGCAGGAAAGATG ATTAATGTAGCTGTAAAGTGCTTGAAGACGGATGTGCTCAGCCAGCCTGACTCTCTGGAGGATTTCATCTCTGAGGTCAACGCCATGCACTCGCTGGATCACCAGAACCTCATTCGCCTCTACGGTGTGGTGCTCACACACCCAATGAAGATG GTGACGGAGCTCGCTCCGCTAGGTTCTCTGCTGGAGCGCTTGCGCTGCGTGCGTCCACAGGGGCCCGTGCCGATCCACACTCTGTGTCAGTATGCTGTGCAGGTGGCCTGCGGCATGGCCTATCTGGAGCAGAGGCGCTTCATCCACCGGGATCTGGCCGCCAG AAACGTCCTGCTGGCATCAGCTCACAGAGTGAAGATCGGCGATTTTGGCCTGATGAGGGCACTGCCGAACAATCATGAGCATTACGTCATGCAGGAACACCGGAAGGTTCCCTTTGCGTG GTGCGCGCCTGAGAGTCTGAAGACCAGAACCTTCTCTCATGCTACTGACACGTGGATGTTTGGCGTGACGCTATGGGAGATGTTCACACATGGCCAGGAGCCTTGGTTAGGCCTTAATGGGAGCCAG ATCCTGCATAAGATTGATAAAGAAAGTGAACGTCTCCCTAAGCCAGAAGACTGTCCGCGGGATATTTACAATGTCATGTTGCAGTGCTGGGCACCGAAATCGGAGGACAGACCAACTTTTGTTGCCCTACGGGAGTTCTTGCTGGAG AGCATGCCGACGGACATGTGTGCGCTGCAGGACTTCCACGAGCAAGATAAGCTCCTGATCCAgattgatgatgtcatcacaatCTTTGAGGGCAG AGCCGAGAACTATTGGTGGCGAGGTCAAAATAAACGTACCCTCAAGGTGGGGCAGTTTCCCAGGCACGTGGTGACATCGGTGGCGGGTTTGTCAGCTCACGACATCAGCCGACCACTCAAGAACAGCTTCATCCACACCGGTCATGGAGATGCCAACCCTCATCGCTGCTGGGGCTTCCCGGACAGGATCGATGA TTTGTATCTTGGGAATCCCATGGATCCTCCTGATGTTCTCGGTTTGGACCTCAGTGGAGCTCGGCCCACTCGGCTACCGGGGCGAGCAAAAA AAGAGCCTCCTCAGCCAGCGATGGTAATCCAGA AGCCTTGTTACGATCCTGTGCATCAGGACGACGACTTGACATCGGCAGCATTGACGAGACTGTCACTTGGGAAAGCGAGCGCTGTCAAAGGCCTCAAACTTCGACCCACGGCCTGGGTCTCTTCTTCAAAACAGGGGAGTGACAAGACTTCGGAGTCAAGCCACTACCCCTGGAGAGAAGTGTCCCTCATTGACTTTGGGGAGGAGCTCCCCCCGCCCACACCCTCCCCGTCACCTGGGGGGGAAATCCCAATCCCCTGTCTCGCAAAGCTGGTTTTGGGAGCAGAGAATCTCTTGGACCGGACACCACCTCAGAGTCCCTCCAGGTCGTTGCCCCGCCCACTTCACCCCACACCCGTAGTGGACTGGGATGCGCGACCCTTACCGCGACCCCCGGCGTACGACGACGTAGCCCAAGATGAAGACGATGTGGAG GTGAGTTCCATCAATGGCATGGAGCTGCAGCACAGTGAGGAGCAGAAGGAAGTCCATTTTCCAGAGGAGGACAACGCGTCCGCGCAGAAGGTGGAGGGCCTCGAAGATAACCTCTTCCTCCCCAGCATGCACAGCCAGGGCCCGACTACCTCATTTTCCCagtctgcagaaatattccaggAACTCCAGCAAGAGTGCATGAGGAGGCTCAATGTGCCGACAGGTCAGAGTTCAGCCGCGTGTCTGCGGGCGCACCTCCCCTCCTCTGAGGACAAACCCCAGATCCCTCCTCGTGTCCCCATTCCCCCTCGCCCAATTAAAAGGGGCGACTGTTCATCCGCTCGGCGCTCCGGGGACCTCTCGCTGTCCCCGACCCCGGCCGACGTCGCAGAGGACATTTCCTGCTCAGAGCGGGACCGCCCGCCGCGGATCCCTCCGAGGGAACCTTTGTCGCAGCCTGGCTCCAGGACTCCCAGCCCCAAGGGCCCGGAGGTGGGCTCCCCGCAGCCCGCCGTCTGCTCTGCCAGTCCCACCCCCCTTACCGCCTGCCCCTCCGCGCAGGCCCAAAGCTCCTACCTCTCCACCTCTCCCGGTATATTCATGCCCACTACGCACAGCTTTGCCTCTGATCCCAAATACGCTGCACCCAAAGTGATCCAGGCGCCGGGCAGGGAGTTTGCGAACAAGGGCCCCTGCATCCTCCCCATAGTCCGTGACGGACGAAAG GGAGGCCGAGAGCCTGAGCGTCAGCGGTGCGGAGGACGGACGGCACGTACGGCAGGCGAACACCGCTACGGTTCGACCCATGGTGCTCGGCGCTTTGCAGGGGGAGCTGAAGGCCAATTTCTCCACCAACAGTAA